A window from Malania oleifera isolate guangnan ecotype guangnan chromosome 7, ASM2987363v1, whole genome shotgun sequence encodes these proteins:
- the LOC131159278 gene encoding growth-regulating factor 4-like isoform X1 produces MNSTGMAAASMGTGMAMRAAASPFTVSQWQELEHQALIFKYLMAGLPVPPDLVLPIQKSFESMSARFFHHPSMAYCSFYGKKVDPEPGRCRRTDGKKWRCSKDAYPDSKYCERHMHRGRNRSRKPVESQTTSQSSSTVTSINVAGGSGGAGSYQSLPLHAFGNPQGGSGSGSNPSHFHMEPIPYGISNKDYRYVHGYKTEVGEHSFFEASGSNRGLHIDSPLDNTWSLMPSRVSSMPPSKSSDNSILQNNYPQHSFFSSEFVSGEPVKQEGQSLRPFFDEWPKARDSWSGLEEDRSNHTSFSTTQLSISIPMASSDFSTSSRSPPVSKTSSSQGRDML; encoded by the exons ATGAACAGTACGGGTATGGCGGCGGCGTCGATGGGGACGGGGATGGCGATGAGGGCGGCGGCGTCGCCGTTCACGGTGTCGCAGTGGCAGGAGTTGGAGCACCAAGCTCTGATCTTCAAGTATCTGATGGCGGGTCTCCCTGTTCCTCCTGATCTCGTGCTCCCCATTCAGAAAAGCTTTGAATCCATGTCCGCTCGCTTCTTCCACCATCCCAGTA TGGCTTATTGTTCCTTCTACGGGAAGAAGGTGGACCCAGAGCCGGGTAGATGCCGGAGGACGGATGGCAAGAAATGGAGGTGCTCCAAAGATGCATATCCAGACTCCAAGTACTGTGAGCGGCACATGCACCGAGGCCGCAACCGTTCAAGAAAGCCTGTGGAATCGCAAACTACTTCTCAGTCATCATCGACTGTAACATCGATAAATGTTGCTGGAGGCAGTGGTGGAGCTGGGAGCTACCAGAGCCTTCCGCTGCATGCCTTTGGCAATCCTCAAGGAGGCTCAGGTTCTGGGAGCAACCCATCTCATTTCCATATGGAGCCCATTCCCTATGGCATCAGTAATAAGGATTACAG GTATGTTCATGGATATAAAACTGAGGTGGGTGAGCATAgtttctttgaagcttcaggaagCAACAGAGGTCTCCATATTGACTCACCTTTAGACAACACGTGGTCCCTGATGCCATCTAGAGTCTCTTCCATGCCTCCATCGAAATCAAGTGACAACTCCATTTTGCAGAACAATTATCCACAACATTCATTTTTCAGCAGCGAATTTGTTTCAGGAGAGCCTGTGAAACAGGAAGGACAATCCTTGCGACCTTTCTTTGATGAGTGGCCCAAAGCTAGGGATTCTTGGTCTGGTCTCGAAGAAGACAGATCCAATCACACCTCATTTTCCACAACCCAGCTTTCAATCTCCATTCCGATGGCCTCATCGGACTTCTCTACAAGTTCTCGGTCTCCTCCTG TTTCCAAGACTTCATCTTCGCAAGGCAGAGACATGCTGTAG
- the LOC131159278 gene encoding growth-regulating factor 4-like isoform X2, which yields MNSTGMAAASMGTGMAMRAAASPFTVSQWQELEHQALIFKYLMAGLPVPPDLVLPIQKSFESMSARFFHHPSMAYCSFYGKKVDPEPGRCRRTDGKKWRCSKDAYPDSKYCERHMHRGRNRSRKPVESQTTSQSSSTVTSINVAGGSGGAGSYQSLPLHAFGNPQGGSGSGSNPSHFHMEPIPYGISNKDYRYVHGYKTEVGEHSFFEASGSNRGLHIDSPLDNTWSLMPSRVSSMPPSKSSDNSILQNNYPQHSFFSSEFVSGEPVKQEGQSLRPFFDEWPKARDSWSGLEEDRSNHTSFSTTQLSISIPMASSDFSTSSRSPPDN from the exons ATGAACAGTACGGGTATGGCGGCGGCGTCGATGGGGACGGGGATGGCGATGAGGGCGGCGGCGTCGCCGTTCACGGTGTCGCAGTGGCAGGAGTTGGAGCACCAAGCTCTGATCTTCAAGTATCTGATGGCGGGTCTCCCTGTTCCTCCTGATCTCGTGCTCCCCATTCAGAAAAGCTTTGAATCCATGTCCGCTCGCTTCTTCCACCATCCCAGTA TGGCTTATTGTTCCTTCTACGGGAAGAAGGTGGACCCAGAGCCGGGTAGATGCCGGAGGACGGATGGCAAGAAATGGAGGTGCTCCAAAGATGCATATCCAGACTCCAAGTACTGTGAGCGGCACATGCACCGAGGCCGCAACCGTTCAAGAAAGCCTGTGGAATCGCAAACTACTTCTCAGTCATCATCGACTGTAACATCGATAAATGTTGCTGGAGGCAGTGGTGGAGCTGGGAGCTACCAGAGCCTTCCGCTGCATGCCTTTGGCAATCCTCAAGGAGGCTCAGGTTCTGGGAGCAACCCATCTCATTTCCATATGGAGCCCATTCCCTATGGCATCAGTAATAAGGATTACAG GTATGTTCATGGATATAAAACTGAGGTGGGTGAGCATAgtttctttgaagcttcaggaagCAACAGAGGTCTCCATATTGACTCACCTTTAGACAACACGTGGTCCCTGATGCCATCTAGAGTCTCTTCCATGCCTCCATCGAAATCAAGTGACAACTCCATTTTGCAGAACAATTATCCACAACATTCATTTTTCAGCAGCGAATTTGTTTCAGGAGAGCCTGTGAAACAGGAAGGACAATCCTTGCGACCTTTCTTTGATGAGTGGCCCAAAGCTAGGGATTCTTGGTCTGGTCTCGAAGAAGACAGATCCAATCACACCTCATTTTCCACAACCCAGCTTTCAATCTCCATTCCGATGGCCTCATCGGACTTCTCTACAAGTTCTCGGTCTCCTCCTG ATAATTGA